The genomic interval ATCCACTAAAAAAAACAATATCTTCGTTTTATGATATCTGTATTACTCGTTGGAACTGGAAATGTAGCCACTCATTTATATACTGCTTTTTTAAAAGCTGATACTATTGCTATTACGCAAATTAGTTCTAGAAAATTAGAAAATATCCCAGAAGCAGATCTTACAATTATTGCTGTTTCAGACGATGCAATTGCTGAAGTTTCTTCTAAAACAAATAACAAGTTTGTAGTACACACCTCCGGTGGATGCGCTATTGATGAGTTAAAAAATAAAAATAATAAAGGTGTTTTTTACATGCTACAAACTTTCTCGAAAGGAAAAGAAGTCAATTTTAATGACGTTCCTTTTTGCTTAGAAGCCACCAATAAAAAAGACCAACAATTACTTGATGCAGTTGCAAAATCGATAGGACAAAAAATTTACAAAGTAGATTCAGAACAAAGAAAGGCATTGCATGTTGCCGCTGTCTTTGTAAACAACTTTACCAATCACCTTTATAAAATTGGGAATGATATTTGTACAGAAAATAAAGTCCCTTTTGAGGTTTTGCTTCCTTTAATTAAAGAAACTGCTTCTAAAATTGAATCTTTATCACCAGATAAAGCACAAACAGGACCTGCGGTAAGAAAAGATAAAAAAACAATAAAAAATCATTTAGATTTGTTGAATCTAAATCAACAAGAAATCTACCAACTTTTAACAAAATCAATTCAAAATTCGGTTGATTAAATTTATTTAAAAC from Polaribacter sejongensis carries:
- a CDS encoding Rossmann-like and DUF2520 domain-containing protein, which encodes MISVLLVGTGNVATHLYTAFLKADTIAITQISSRKLENIPEADLTIIAVSDDAIAEVSSKTNNKFVVHTSGGCAIDELKNKNNKGVFYMLQTFSKGKEVNFNDVPFCLEATNKKDQQLLDAVAKSIGQKIYKVDSEQRKALHVAAVFVNNFTNHLYKIGNDICTENKVPFEVLLPLIKETASKIESLSPDKAQTGPAVRKDKKTIKNHLDLLNLNQQEIYQLLTKSIQNSVD